The Lysobacter panacisoli genome includes a window with the following:
- the phaE gene encoding class III poly(R)-hydroxyalkanoic acid synthase subunit PhaE, which produces MAIAMQGLDDFETWTRRYWNAWGETLRSTQPAGSAMPGWNEALGWWSQLARGGVEQGDAAVGRFQSQAQGWFGQMQQLAAQFAGQRASAADIASAWKQALGGDGANPFADMLGAMPGNLQAGPAQAFEAFAPWLAMWREGKSWLGVPAFGFAREHQERWQHLAQAQLDLQDQSQAYQTLMGEAAQDAFVRFERKLEERSAPGKQLDSVRALFDLWIDAAEEAYAEVALSPRFRDAYAAMVNAQMTLRGRLQKEVELMCAQWGMPSRTEVDSAHRKIVELERELRRLRDRLDAAPHAAEAAEPRTVVQRPAPRKAAAAPSKPASKPASKSASATKKPAAAKKARKR; this is translated from the coding sequence ATGGCGATCGCGATGCAGGGCCTGGACGATTTCGAAACGTGGACGCGGCGGTACTGGAACGCATGGGGCGAGACCCTGCGCTCCACGCAGCCCGCCGGATCGGCCATGCCTGGCTGGAACGAGGCGCTCGGCTGGTGGTCGCAGCTCGCCCGCGGTGGTGTCGAGCAGGGCGACGCGGCGGTCGGCCGTTTCCAGTCGCAGGCGCAGGGCTGGTTCGGCCAGATGCAGCAGCTGGCGGCGCAGTTCGCCGGCCAGCGGGCGAGCGCGGCCGACATCGCCTCGGCGTGGAAGCAGGCGCTCGGTGGCGACGGCGCGAATCCGTTCGCGGACATGCTCGGCGCGATGCCCGGCAACCTGCAGGCCGGTCCCGCGCAGGCGTTCGAAGCCTTCGCGCCGTGGCTGGCGATGTGGCGCGAAGGGAAGTCGTGGCTGGGCGTGCCGGCATTCGGTTTCGCGCGCGAGCACCAGGAGCGCTGGCAGCATCTCGCGCAGGCGCAGCTCGACCTGCAGGATCAGAGCCAGGCCTACCAGACGCTGATGGGCGAAGCGGCGCAGGATGCGTTCGTGCGTTTCGAGCGCAAGCTGGAGGAACGCAGCGCGCCGGGCAAGCAGCTCGATTCGGTACGTGCACTGTTCGACCTGTGGATCGACGCGGCCGAGGAGGCCTATGCCGAGGTTGCGCTCTCGCCGCGCTTCCGCGACGCCTACGCGGCGATGGTCAACGCACAGATGACCCTGCGCGGCCGCCTGCAGAAGGAAGTCGAGCTGATGTGCGCGCAGTGGGGCATGCCCAGCCGCACGGAAGTGGACTCGGCGCATCGCAAGATCGTCGAACTGGAACGCGAACTGCGCCGCCTGCGCGACCGGCTCGACGCCGCGCCGCACGCCGCGGAAGCGGCCGAGCCGCGCACGGTCGTCCAGCGGCCAGCTCCACGCAAGGCCGCTGCTGCGCCATCCAAGCCCGCATCGAAGCCGGCGAGCAAGTCCGCATCGGCGACGAAGAAGCCCGCAGCGGCGAAGAAGGCGAGGAAGCGCTGA
- a CDS encoding hybrid sensor histidine kinase/response regulator — translation MLSFTTVALASLAWLALMFGTALYAERRPTVLARHWRHVYALSLAVHCTSWTFYGTVTQAARYGWPLPPTFLGAILLYALGIAFMVRLVRLSRETNATSLADLIATRLGKDAWLAATVTLIAALGLIPYIALQLKAVAMSFAMLTTRTAEGAIAPAWQDSALYVALAMALFAMLFGTRRASAAEHNRGLVLAMAFESVFKLAAMLALGLFVWIGLGDLPEAPPVPAPVAPADGFAPLVLLGALAMFILPHQFHVGVVECRDERDVRTARWQFPLYLVLIALPVLPLATAGHALLGGSGVPSDLHVLALPLSQGQEGLALFAFLGGLSAATGMVVVSTLTLSLMIGNHWFAPGLLRGAWSRNDGSDLRGSVLALRRSGIVVIMLLAWAYSRLLAGSDALADVGAVSFSALATLAPALCFAVWRPQTPPRAAVIGIVGGFTAWAWVLLVPMALEARGTPPSWIHAGPAGFGWLAPDGLFGLTGWSRLGRAVGASLFVGTFATVLAAMWRRETPRAAHRGLDVQTLRDAGLRFLPRERVMQLLQDVPANEPVAASIEAHIERELAAVLGSASARVLLDAARRATGHDLDTVAAIVGEASADLRFNQRVLEAALQNMSQGISVVDAELRLVAWNRRYAELFGFPPELLQVGRPIAELSRWALQRLPSRGWSGRELERALERRLAFMRAGTPHLSERVLPDGSIVEIRGNPMPGGGFVATFTDVTAFRRAEAGLIMANETLELRVVERTADLEVAKREAERANEAKSRFLAAIGHDLMQPLHAAQLFADSLGQQLQEPRQRETVAQIGGALDSTNDLLTGLLDMSRLEAGGLVPQPRAFPLADVLEPLASEFRAISAARGLRFRFVPTRAWTHTDPQLLRRVLQNFLANAVRYTERGSVLLGVRRAGDGLRIEVLDTGPGIPVEQQTAIFEEFRRGEDAPGQGLGLGLSIAERIAQLLDAPLALRSGMERGTAFSVRVGRAPRPAALPTSMPREGDGLRVLVVDNDPQAMDALAGVLARWGYEVVTAGDGVEAEVALRRAPAALWLFDYHLDDGDTGVELASRLAELFGPHPTLVLSADRGEHVRRAVHEAGLSLLAKPVKPLALKSVLDRVLAAREVEWS, via the coding sequence ATGCTGAGCTTCACCACCGTCGCCCTGGCCAGCCTCGCCTGGCTGGCGCTGATGTTCGGCACGGCGCTCTACGCCGAACGACGGCCGACCGTCCTCGCGCGCCACTGGCGCCATGTCTATGCACTGTCGCTGGCGGTGCACTGCACGTCGTGGACGTTCTACGGCACGGTCACGCAGGCCGCACGCTACGGCTGGCCACTTCCGCCGACATTCCTCGGCGCGATCCTGCTGTACGCACTCGGCATCGCCTTCATGGTGCGGCTGGTGCGGCTGTCGCGCGAAACCAACGCCACCTCGCTTGCCGACCTGATCGCCACGCGCCTGGGCAAGGACGCGTGGCTCGCGGCGACGGTCACGCTGATCGCGGCGCTCGGGCTGATTCCGTATATCGCGCTGCAGCTCAAGGCAGTGGCAATGAGTTTCGCCATGCTCACCACGCGCACCGCAGAGGGTGCGATCGCGCCGGCGTGGCAGGACAGCGCGCTGTACGTCGCGCTGGCGATGGCGCTGTTCGCGATGCTGTTCGGCACGCGCCGAGCGAGCGCCGCCGAACACAACCGCGGACTCGTGCTGGCGATGGCGTTCGAGTCGGTGTTCAAGCTCGCCGCGATGCTGGCGCTGGGCCTGTTCGTGTGGATCGGCCTGGGCGACCTGCCGGAAGCGCCGCCGGTGCCGGCACCGGTCGCACCGGCCGACGGGTTCGCGCCGCTGGTGCTGCTCGGTGCGCTGGCGATGTTCATCCTGCCGCACCAGTTCCACGTCGGTGTCGTCGAATGCCGCGACGAGCGCGACGTGCGCACCGCGCGCTGGCAGTTCCCGCTGTATCTCGTGCTGATCGCGCTACCGGTGCTGCCGCTGGCGACGGCGGGTCATGCGCTGCTCGGCGGCAGCGGCGTGCCGTCGGACCTGCACGTGCTGGCGTTGCCGTTGTCGCAGGGGCAGGAAGGGCTGGCGCTGTTCGCGTTCCTCGGCGGGCTCAGCGCGGCCACGGGCATGGTCGTGGTGAGCACGCTCACGTTGAGCCTGATGATCGGCAACCACTGGTTCGCGCCGGGCCTGCTGCGCGGCGCGTGGTCGCGCAACGACGGCAGCGACCTGCGCGGCAGCGTGCTGGCGCTGCGACGCAGCGGCATCGTGGTGATCATGCTGCTGGCGTGGGCGTACAGCCGCCTGCTCGCCGGCAGCGATGCGCTGGCCGACGTCGGCGCGGTTTCGTTCTCCGCACTGGCGACGCTGGCGCCGGCGCTGTGCTTCGCGGTGTGGCGGCCGCAGACGCCGCCACGCGCGGCGGTGATCGGTATCGTCGGCGGCTTCACTGCATGGGCGTGGGTGTTGCTGGTGCCGATGGCGCTGGAAGCGCGCGGTACGCCACCCTCATGGATCCATGCCGGTCCCGCCGGTTTCGGCTGGCTCGCGCCGGATGGGCTGTTCGGGCTCACAGGATGGAGCCGTCTCGGCCGCGCGGTCGGCGCGAGCCTGTTCGTGGGTACGTTCGCCACGGTGCTCGCGGCGATGTGGCGTCGCGAAACGCCGCGTGCCGCGCATCGCGGTCTCGACGTGCAGACCCTGCGCGACGCCGGCCTGCGTTTCCTGCCGCGCGAACGCGTGATGCAGTTGCTGCAGGACGTGCCAGCGAACGAGCCGGTCGCGGCATCGATCGAAGCGCACATCGAACGCGAGCTCGCGGCGGTGCTGGGTTCGGCGTCGGCGCGCGTGCTGCTCGATGCCGCACGTCGCGCGACCGGGCATGATCTCGACACCGTCGCCGCCATCGTCGGCGAAGCGTCCGCCGACCTGCGCTTCAACCAGCGCGTGCTCGAAGCCGCATTGCAGAACATGAGCCAGGGCATCAGCGTGGTCGATGCCGAGCTGCGCCTGGTCGCGTGGAACCGGCGCTATGCCGAGCTGTTCGGGTTCCCGCCGGAACTGCTGCAGGTGGGACGTCCCATCGCCGAACTCTCGCGCTGGGCGTTGCAGCGACTGCCGTCGCGTGGATGGAGCGGGCGCGAACTCGAACGCGCGCTCGAACGGCGACTTGCCTTCATGCGCGCGGGTACGCCGCACCTGTCCGAACGCGTGTTGCCGGACGGCAGCATCGTCGAGATCCGCGGCAATCCGATGCCGGGCGGCGGTTTCGTCGCCACCTTCACCGACGTCACCGCGTTCCGTCGTGCCGAGGCCGGCCTGATCATGGCCAACGAAACGCTGGAACTGCGCGTGGTCGAGCGCACCGCCGACCTCGAAGTCGCCAAGCGCGAGGCCGAACGCGCGAACGAAGCCAAGAGCCGCTTCCTCGCCGCGATCGGCCACGACCTGATGCAGCCGCTGCACGCCGCGCAGCTGTTCGCCGATTCGCTCGGCCAGCAGCTGCAGGAGCCGCGCCAGCGCGAGACGGTGGCGCAGATCGGCGGCGCGCTGGACTCGACCAACGACCTGCTCACCGGCCTGCTCGACATGTCGCGGCTGGAAGCGGGCGGGCTGGTGCCGCAGCCGCGCGCGTTCCCGCTGGCCGACGTGCTGGAACCGCTGGCGTCGGAGTTCCGCGCGATTTCCGCCGCGCGTGGATTGCGCTTCCGCTTCGTGCCGACGCGCGCGTGGACGCATACCGATCCGCAGCTGCTGCGCCGCGTGCTGCAGAACTTCCTCGCCAATGCGGTGCGCTATACAGAGCGCGGCAGCGTGCTGTTGGGCGTGCGTCGTGCCGGCGATGGCCTGCGTATCGAAGTGCTCGACACCGGTCCGGGCATCCCGGTCGAGCAGCAAACGGCGATCTTCGAGGAATTCCGTCGCGGCGAAGATGCGCCGGGTCAGGGACTCGGTCTTGGCTTATCGATCGCCGAGCGCATTGCGCAGCTGCTCGACGCACCACTGGCATTGCGCAGTGGGATGGAGCGGGGGACCGCGTTTTCGGTGCGGGTGGGGCGCGCGCCGCGACCGGCCGCTCTGCCGACGTCGATGCCACGCGAAGGCGACGGCCTGCGCGTGCTGGTGGTCGACAACGATCCGCAGGCGATGGATGCGCTGGCTGGTGTGCTCGCGCGCTGGGGTTACGAGGTGGTCACCGCCGGCGATGGCGTCGAGGCGGAAGTGGCGCTGCGCCGCGCACCGGCTGCGCTGTGGCTGTTCGACTACCACCTCGACGACGGCGACACGGGTGTCGAACTCGCCTCGCGCCTGGCCGAGCTGTTCGGACCGCATCCGACCCTGGTCCTCAGCGCAGACCGCGGCGAACACGTGCGCCGTGCCGTGCACGAAGCCGGCCTGTCGCTGCTCGCCAAGCCGGTCAAGCCGCTGGCGTTGAAGTCGGTGCTGGATCGCGTGCTGGCCGCGCGTGAAGTGGAGTGGTCGTAG
- a CDS encoding CDP-alcohol phosphatidyltransferase family protein, with product MKRHFSMLREFHLADWFTLANAFCGTGAIFAAMRFLQDSVVSDLLIGMALIPLAFIFDALDGRVARWRNSASTLGRELDSLADVISFGVAPAALAYACGLQGGWDWIVLSYFVGCGVSRLARYNVTAEALSGGSDKVKYFEGTPIPTSLVLVIVLAVAASQGAIGTNLWLGMVQLGPWQFHPLVLLFALSGSLMISKTLHIPKP from the coding sequence ATGAAGCGCCATTTTTCGATGCTGCGCGAGTTTCACCTCGCCGACTGGTTCACGCTCGCCAACGCGTTCTGCGGCACGGGCGCGATCTTCGCGGCGATGCGCTTCCTGCAGGACAGCGTGGTCAGCGACCTGCTGATCGGCATGGCGCTGATCCCGCTGGCCTTCATCTTCGACGCGCTCGACGGACGCGTGGCCCGCTGGCGCAACTCGGCCTCGACCCTCGGCCGTGAGCTGGATTCGCTGGCCGACGTGATCTCCTTCGGCGTCGCGCCGGCCGCGCTGGCCTATGCCTGCGGCCTGCAGGGCGGCTGGGACTGGATCGTGCTGAGTTACTTCGTCGGCTGCGGCGTGAGCCGCCTGGCGCGCTACAACGTCACCGCCGAGGCTCTGTCGGGTGGCAGCGACAAGGTGAAGTACTTCGAGGGCACGCCGATCCCGACCAGCCTGGTGCTGGTGATCGTGCTGGCCGTGGCCGCCTCGCAGGGCGCGATCGGCACGAACCTGTGGCTGGGCATGGTGCAGCTGGGCCCGTGGCAGTTCCATCCGCTGGTGCTGCTGTTCGCGCTGTCGGGCTCGCTGATGATCAGCAAGACCCTGCACATTCCCAAGCCCTGA
- a CDS encoding D-(-)-3-hydroxybutyrate oligomer hydrolase has translation MKTPTLRLAVAGAMLVLAACATSTRSTKESAPMFDAPRTTEHRDGDDLLTAGLGLAGLRAMAPPAFADAAQPTPAELRRRALWANWRGIADLAPGGGYGELYGSAANVPGREFSALAKVDGAKQPHRVLVQVPDAFDAKKRCVVVTASSGSRGIYGAIAVAGAWGLPRGCAVAYTDKGAGTDYFDLDAGQGVRADGSVGARGEGLAFEPAATASATSGVAFKHAHSQDNPEADWGRHVKQAAQFALVSLDRAFPQAAPFTFDNTRVIAVGISNGGGAVLRAAEEKDDWLDAVVAGEPNVYTSAEGSRALYDYTTEAALLMPCALLHKQGLPQPPIAAQVAPLWTQRCAALKAAGLIEGDDTAAQARSAYEALKAHGWTDESLQAGALSVGFDLWRAVAVTYASAYGRYGFGEMPCGNRYSALGTDFLPRAATAAERAAWWSDASGIPPGAGVHLVDADPTAPLKSLQCLRGLWTGDDADAQRVHRGVDETRAALPRKGLPVVVIHGTDDGLIPPAFSSAPYVRQAQTAGRDVRYWQVRNAQHFDAFLGLPDYGARYLPLLPYVYAALDRVDAHLDTGAALPSDAVIATQPRGPGTALQAAHLAMPR, from the coding sequence ATGAAGACGCCGACCCTCCGCCTTGCCGTCGCCGGTGCCATGCTCGTCCTGGCCGCCTGCGCCACGTCCACGCGCAGCACGAAGGAGAGCGCGCCGATGTTCGATGCGCCGCGCACCACCGAACATCGCGACGGCGACGACCTGCTGACCGCGGGACTGGGCCTGGCCGGCCTGCGCGCGATGGCGCCGCCGGCGTTTGCCGATGCCGCCCAGCCAACGCCGGCAGAACTGCGCCGGCGTGCGCTCTGGGCCAACTGGCGCGGCATCGCCGACCTCGCGCCGGGCGGTGGCTACGGCGAGCTGTACGGCAGCGCCGCGAACGTGCCGGGCCGCGAGTTCAGCGCGCTGGCGAAGGTCGACGGCGCGAAGCAGCCGCACCGCGTGCTGGTGCAGGTGCCCGACGCGTTCGATGCGAAGAAACGTTGCGTGGTCGTCACCGCCTCGTCCGGTTCGCGCGGCATCTACGGCGCGATTGCCGTCGCCGGTGCGTGGGGCCTGCCCCGGGGCTGTGCGGTCGCGTACACCGACAAGGGTGCCGGCACCGATTACTTCGACCTCGACGCGGGGCAGGGCGTGCGTGCCGACGGCAGCGTGGGCGCGCGCGGCGAAGGTCTGGCGTTCGAGCCGGCCGCGACCGCAAGCGCCACCAGCGGCGTCGCCTTCAAGCACGCGCATTCGCAGGACAACCCGGAGGCCGACTGGGGGCGCCACGTGAAGCAGGCCGCGCAGTTCGCGCTGGTCTCGCTGGATCGTGCGTTCCCGCAGGCGGCGCCGTTCACCTTCGACAACACGCGGGTGATCGCGGTCGGCATTTCCAACGGCGGTGGCGCGGTGCTGCGCGCGGCGGAGGAGAAGGACGACTGGCTGGACGCCGTCGTCGCCGGCGAGCCGAACGTCTACACCTCGGCCGAAGGCAGTCGCGCCTTGTACGACTACACGACCGAAGCCGCCCTGCTGATGCCGTGCGCGCTGCTGCACAAGCAGGGACTGCCGCAGCCGCCGATCGCGGCGCAGGTCGCGCCGTTGTGGACGCAGCGCTGCGCGGCATTGAAGGCGGCCGGACTGATCGAAGGCGACGACACCGCCGCGCAGGCTCGCTCCGCCTACGAAGCCCTGAAAGCCCACGGCTGGACCGACGAATCGCTGCAGGCCGGCGCGCTGTCGGTGGGCTTCGACCTGTGGCGTGCGGTGGCGGTGACGTATGCCTCTGCCTACGGCCGCTACGGTTTCGGCGAGATGCCGTGCGGCAATCGCTATTCGGCGCTTGGCACCGACTTCCTGCCGCGCGCGGCCACCGCGGCGGAACGCGCGGCCTGGTGGTCGGATGCGAGCGGCATTCCTCCGGGCGCGGGCGTGCACCTCGTCGATGCGGACCCGACGGCGCCGTTGAAGTCGCTGCAATGCCTGCGTGGCCTGTGGACCGGCGACGACGCCGACGCGCAGCGCGTGCATCGCGGTGTGGACGAAACGCGCGCGGCCCTCCCGCGCAAGGGCCTGCCGGTGGTGGTGATCCACGGCACCGACGACGGCCTGATCCCACCGGCTTTCAGCAGCGCGCCGTACGTGCGCCAGGCGCAGACGGCCGGGCGCGACGTGCGCTACTGGCAGGTGCGCAACGCGCAGCATTTCGATGCGTTCCTCGGATTGCCCGACTACGGCGCGCGCTACCTGCCGCTGCTGCCGTACGTGTACGCCGCGCTCGATCGCGTGGACGCGCACCTCGACACCGGCGCGGCACTGCCGTCCGACGCCGTCATCGCGACGCAACCGCGTGGCCCGGGCACGGCGCTGCAGGCCGCGCATCTGGCTATGCCGCGCTGA
- a CDS encoding response regulator, giving the protein MPTLLIADDHPLFRAALRQAAMEAVADAEIHEAGSLEAVLAALDADPGIDLVLLDLHMPGNHGLAGLAAVRAQHPGVAVVVVSANDDPRVVRRALDHGAAGYLPKSAGLDELRDAIRAVLACEQWLPSSLRAAVSRTQSDSGDADLAARLASLSPQQFRVLTLVAQGLLNKQIADRLEVQERTVKAHLSAIFERLGVRNRTQAGVVLRELELVDPARQMAS; this is encoded by the coding sequence ATGCCGACCCTGCTGATCGCCGACGACCATCCCCTGTTCCGCGCCGCCCTGCGCCAGGCCGCGATGGAGGCCGTGGCCGATGCGGAGATCCACGAGGCCGGCAGCCTCGAAGCGGTGCTGGCGGCGCTCGATGCCGATCCGGGCATCGACCTGGTGCTGCTCGACCTGCACATGCCGGGCAACCACGGCCTCGCCGGACTGGCCGCGGTGCGCGCCCAGCATCCGGGCGTCGCGGTGGTGGTGGTCTCGGCCAACGACGACCCTCGCGTGGTGCGGCGCGCGCTCGACCACGGCGCCGCCGGCTACCTGCCCAAGAGCGCCGGGCTGGACGAACTGCGCGACGCGATCCGCGCCGTGCTCGCCTGCGAACAATGGCTGCCTTCGTCGCTGCGTGCGGCCGTGTCGCGCACCCAGAGCGACAGCGGCGACGCCGACCTCGCGGCGCGACTGGCGAGTCTCTCGCCGCAGCAGTTCCGCGTGCTGACGCTGGTCGCGCAGGGCCTGCTCAACAAGCAGATCGCCGACCGCCTCGAAGTGCAGGAACGCACGGTCAAGGCGCACCTGTCGGCGATCTTCGAACGCCTCGGCGTGCGCAACCGCACCCAGGCCGGCGTCGTGCTGCGCGAGCTGGAGCTGGTCGATCCGGCAAGGCAGATGGCGTCGTGA